TTGGCATCCCTCTCTTGCCCTCTATAGATGCTATTAATGCCGTTTCTTCTCCGCAGACAAACGCTCCGGCACCCTTCTTTATTTTCAAATTAAACGTAAACCCGCTGCCTAATATGTTCTCGCCCAGCAATCCGTATTTTTTGCAGTTGTTAATAGTGTTCTCAAGCCTTGATATAGCAAGCGGATATTCTGCTCTGCAGTATATGTATCCGAGAGATGCTCCTATTGCATAACCGCCTATTATCATGCCCTCTACTAATTTGTATGGGTCGCTTTCAAGTACAGACCTGTCCATAAATGCTCCCGGGTCTCCCTCATCTGCATTGCATATTATATATTTAGTATCAGATTTTTGTTTCAGTGCAAATTCCCATTTCTTACCCGTCGGGAAACCGCCACCACCTCGTCCTCTCAGGCCGCTTGCAAGTATGTCTTTCACAACTTCTTCCGGTGTCATGTGGCAAAGTACTTTGTCAAGTGACTTAAACCCGCCGTTCGCTATGTATGAATCTATAGATGTAGGATTTATTACTCCGCAGTTCTCAAGCACTATCTTTAACTGATGCCTGAAAAATGGTATCTCATTTATGTTTACCACTTCTCCGTTTGTCTTACCATACGTTCCAAGTAGGTTATCTTGAAACACACCCTTATCAACAAGTGTTTTCTTTATCAGCTTCGATACTATCTTCGGTGTCACTCTGCAGTATGATACTCTGTCGCCGCCGGGAAGTTTTATGTCAACTATAGGCTCGGATGCACAGGCTCCCACACATCCCGTAGCTTCAATCTTTGCCTCAATGTTCAGCTTGCTTAGCTCTGCCCTTATAGCATCTTCAACATTCTGTGCACCTGCAGCAAGTCCGCATGTTCCTTTTCCGATTATGATTATCGGCACATCATGCTCTTCGTACCTTAACTGCCTGTTGTAGCTTTTAATCTTCTTCTCGCATTCGGGACTGTGATGGCAAAGTGGTCCCTCGGTGCAGCACCTGATAAACTGGTCGCATGGTTTCTCTTGTGAATGCCAGCATTTGTCGCAGCAGAATTCTAAGAATGTATTCATTTCACACCCTCCTTCTTCACTGTTGTAGCCGGTTTCTGTACGTTGAATTTTTTCAATATACCCGGAATCTCTTTAACCGTTATCTTTCCATAATATTCGTCGTTTACCGTTATTACAGGCGCTATGCTGCACGCACCTATACATGCTACGGTTTCAAGCGTAAACTTTTTGTCGCGGGTAGTCTGTCCCGCTTTTATGTTTAGGCTCGTTTCAAGCGTAAATAATATATTTGCAGAATTGCATACATGGCATGCAGTTCCCCTGCATACTCTTATTACATTCTCGCCTAAAGGTGTTAATCTGAACTGATTGTAAAATGTCGCAACTCCGTAAACTCTGCTCAGAGGGAATCCTACAAAATCAGATACTTCCTGAAGTGCGCCCTCTGGTAGATAGCCGTATACCTCCTGCACCTCTTGTAGCAATGCTATTAGATTGCTCTTTTCGTTTGCAGGGTACTTTTTAAAAATGTGTTTGTGCATAAATTTTTTTATTTAAGAGCGAAAGCCAACAGGGCTTTCGGGGAAACAATATTTAATATTCGTCTTTTGTTGAGTACAGATATTAGTAATTGTTTTAGGGAATTCATTTACTTTTCTTTTACAAAACTACTTACTTTAATTCTCTCTTTCAATGATAATATTAATTCTTATTTTAGGGAAAATTTTTTGAATAGATAATCAATTTGCCTTTGGCTATTTTATCCTTAAATCAAAATTTTCCCGGAGGAATAAATGGCACTCATAGCAGTAATCGATGATGACTTGGATATCAGAGAGGCGAGTGAATTAGTTCTCACTTCTAAAGGCCATAAAGTCATCACCGCAACAAATCCTAAAGACGGTTTCGATATTATTATGAAAAATAAACCGGAACTGATTATTCTCGATGTTATGATGGATGAACCCGACGACGGCTTCTTCCTTGCTCAGAAAATACGCAAGAATAACATCAAGACACCTATTATTATGTACACCTCTATTTCAAAAGCAATCGGTCTCGATTTCGGTGCTGGTGAACTCGTACCTGTCGATGACTTCGTTGAAAAACCGATTACTCCTGAAGTATTAATCCAGAAAGTCGAATCATTTTTAAACAAAAAGTAGAACTATATGCTGGTATTAGAAAAGAATTCAATTACTGAAGAGCTTGAAGCACTCGTTAATAAGCACGGAGCAAAAAGGGCTTCGTTGATGCCCATCCTGCAGGAGGTTCAGGCTAAACATAGATACATTCCCGATTTTGCTCAGCAGGAAATTGCTCGGCTACTCGATATTCATCCTGTCGAAGTTTTTAGCGTTATTTCTTTCTACTCTTTCTTGCATAGCGAACCGCAGGGTAGAAATATCGTTAGACTCTGCAGGACTATCGTTTGCGATATGGCTGGTAAAGAAGAAGTTGAAAAAGCTGTCTTGCGTGAACTTAAAATTAAAGTCGGCGGTACAACTAAAGATAATAGAATAACTTTTGAACATACTAACTGCCTCGGTATGTGTGACCAGGGTCCTGCAATGATGGTCAATGATAAAATCTATACTAAACTTACACCCGAAAAAGCAGTCGATATTCTTAAAAAAGTTAACTGATAAAAATAAATACTTATCATCCACTGAAAATTTGTCATCCCCGAATGTTCTTTTCGGGGATCTCATTATAAATACTTTTCATCCCCGCAATGTTCTTAAGCGGGGATCTCATTATAAATTCTTGTCATCCCGAATGATCTTATCGGCCTGCCTGCCGCATTCAGGGGATCTCATTATAAATACTTTTCATCCCCGCGATGTTCTTAAGCAGGGGATCTCATTATAAATACTTTTCATCCCCGAATGATCCTATCGGCCTGCCTGCCGCAGGCAGGGGATATCATCATAAATATTTGTCATCCCCGCGATGATCTTAAGCGGGGATCTTATCATTAATATTACCAAGAGAAAAGTCTCAAGAATTTGTCATCCCGAAATACGCGTTCTTTGTCGAAGATTCGACGTGGCGAACGACCTTTGTTTTTCACTGCGATCCATGGGTAGATAATTTTTATATTTTGTTTTTCGATATTTAGTTTGTAGCCTATGGCTTCGCCGTGATCTTGTAGATCTATCTACCAGTTCTTACTGTCCGCTGTCAGCTGTCGGCTGTCCGCTGAACGCTATCTCTCTTTCATTTCACAACTTCCAAATTACCCTTCGCAATATATATTGATTCTCTTCTCTATTTTTTGCATATTTGTCAAGCATAAGTTACAGACCCCCATAAAAAGTTTGTATCTTACATCAATAAATTATTCTATTAAAGAGTATTTTTTTCGGGAACAAATACATGCAGTATACCGTTAAATTTGTATAGTGCATTACTTGGTAATATCATACACTAAAACAGCGATAGGAAAAATTAATCATTGAAAAGAAGCAAACTAAATAAAGAAGATGTATATCAGCAGTTCGGATGGAAACCCGAAGATGGTGATTATATCGTACATCATGTTGGCCGTAATAAAAGCAAATTTCAGAAACAAATTGAAAAAATTATTAATAGGTTTAAGAAAACTAAACCAAGGAAAGTTTCTGATGATTGATTTTTACAAAATATTTTATTTCTACAGTAATTTTGAATGTATTT
Above is a genomic segment from Ignavibacteria bacterium containing:
- a CDS encoding response regulator: MALIAVIDDDLDIREASELVLTSKGHKVITATNPKDGFDIIMKNKPELIILDVMMDEPDDGFFLAQKIRKNNIKTPIIMYTSISKAIGLDFGAGELVPVDDFVEKPITPEVLIQKVESFLNKK
- the nuoE gene encoding NADH-quinone oxidoreductase subunit NuoE, producing MLVLEKNSITEELEALVNKHGAKRASLMPILQEVQAKHRYIPDFAQQEIARLLDIHPVEVFSVISFYSFLHSEPQGRNIVRLCRTIVCDMAGKEEVEKAVLRELKIKVGGTTKDNRITFEHTNCLGMCDQGPAMMVNDKIYTKLTPEKAVDILKKVN
- a CDS encoding NADH-quinone oxidoreductase subunit NuoF; its protein translation is MNTFLEFCCDKCWHSQEKPCDQFIRCCTEGPLCHHSPECEKKIKSYNRQLRYEEHDVPIIIIGKGTCGLAAGAQNVEDAIRAELSKLNIEAKIEATGCVGACASEPIVDIKLPGGDRVSYCRVTPKIVSKLIKKTLVDKGVFQDNLLGTYGKTNGEVVNINEIPFFRHQLKIVLENCGVINPTSIDSYIANGGFKSLDKVLCHMTPEEVVKDILASGLRGRGGGGFPTGKKWEFALKQKSDTKYIICNADEGDPGAFMDRSVLESDPYKLVEGMIIGGYAIGASLGYIYCRAEYPLAISRLENTINNCKKYGLLGENILGSGFTFNLKIKKGAGAFVCGEETALIASIEGKRGMPKPRPPYPAVSGLWNKPTIINNVETFANVPQVFKRGADKFASVGTKTSKGTKVFALSGKIINTGLVEIPMGVTLRDIVFKIGGGIPNNKKFKAVQIGGPSGGCLPDEVLDTEVDYESLKTVGAMMGSGGFVVMDETTCIVDVAKFFMTFIQNESCGKCVPCREGTKRMLEIIEKIPHSYKNTSNKLDQLQRFKGIIHLNRLADVIKDTSLCGLGQTAPNPILSGLRYFRDEYEEHLYDRKCKAGVCKELLTFTINNDDCEGCGLCARKCPVEAIAGEKGKAHYIIEDKCIKCGMCVDNCKFEAVLVS
- the nuoE gene encoding NADH-quinone oxidoreductase subunit NuoE, with translation MHKHIFKKYPANEKSNLIALLQEVQEVYGYLPEGALQEVSDFVGFPLSRVYGVATFYNQFRLTPLGENVIRVCRGTACHVCNSANILFTLETSLNIKAGQTTRDKKFTLETVACIGACSIAPVITVNDEYYGKITVKEIPGILKKFNVQKPATTVKKEGVK